In Yarrowia lipolytica chromosome 1F, complete sequence, a genomic segment contains:
- a CDS encoding uncharacterized protein (Compare to YALI0F04125g, weakly similar to uniprot|P20795 Saccharomyces cerevisiae YLR396c VPS33 vacuolar sorting protein, similar to Saccharomyces cerevisiae VPS33 (YLR396C); ancestral locus Anc_4.258) yields the protein MSSLSTLLDILDSVRGKKYLILDRCLATQISLLCPFSVLTEHGVDKIFWLQDEESLPSNDVAVLNGAKIAYIVASRDPRSGAMLAKHQRSVAANVETHVISVPRSLSLEALHLDVFYHSWDIPYVALDPDLYTLGLGVVDHVPLLTREAKQTFPGATPDYVSVELASRALFALQQQFGFAGRLLARGNESSMSQQIIRQLQRLKDDFEVEAATSGSREAQFLLTNDALLVGEKVEQIILIDRQDDPLTPLLSQLTYSGLIDEFWGLSENGKVEIEELIPSQVTASSSSSAPVSQMFLNDTLYRDLRDINFSSVGSRLNACATSLQSDYGERHKAKTVSEIKSFVGRLSGLTDLHTNLKLHTHLSELIMKRLQKPEFNRVLEIQQNLVADSMDLTKLHNMLQDLIGGNAELDTVLRLLSIESLVNGGIKEKTLTSIKKEICQTYGYQHFLTFQNLQKMGLVVPKQNTSYFGYNAKSQDFALSTFSANFSALSKSLGVISDQQQEVDETDIASSYSGYAPISVRTVQCVVDKKSVISRATKQQLETYEKTGGWAGATELLPGLPLIDYSYTDTAKDGKEENEKKVKNFLSRDFVKKKTFVFFIGGVTWAEISALRLLGKSVKTELVVVATGVINGNDLVKPAY from the coding sequence ATGTCCTCGCTATCGACTCTCCTAGATATTCTGGACTCGGTCCGCGGCAAAAAATACCTCATTCTGGACCGGTGTTTGGCGACGCAGATTTCGCTTTTGTGTCCGTTCTCAGTGCTGACTGAGCACGGCGTGGACAAAATATTCTGGCTGCAGGACGAGGAGTCGCTGCCAAGCAACGACGTGGCGGTTCTGAACGGCGCCAAGATCGCCTACATTGTtgcgtcacgtgacccgcGCAGCGGGGCGATGTTGGCCAAGCACCAGCGGTCGGTGGCGGCCAATGTGGAGACCCACGTGATCAGCGTTCCGCGGTCGCTTTCGTTGGAGGCTCTTCACCTCGATGTGTTCTATCATTCGTGGGACATTCCATATGTGGCATTGGATCCTGATCTGTATACGTTGGGGCTGGGAGTTGTGGATCACGTGCCGCTGCTGACGCGGGAGGCGAAGCAGACGTTTCCGGGCGCGACTCCCGATTATGTCAGCGTGGAGCTGGCATCGCGGGCTCTGTTTGcactccagcagcagtttggGTTTGCGGGGCGGCTGTTAGCCCGCGGCAACGAGTCGTCGATGAGTCAACAGATCATTCGGCAGCTGCAGCGGCTCAAGGACGATTTCGAGGTCGAGGCCGCTACTTccgggtcacgtgaggcGCAGTTTCTGCTGACCAACGACGCGCTGTTGGTTGGCGAAAAGGTGGAGCAGATCATTCTCATTGATCGCCAAGACGATCCTCTGACGCCGCTTTTGAGTCAATTGACCTATTCTGGCCTTATTGACGAGTTCTGGGGGCTTTCCGAGAACGGAAAAGTTGAAATTGAAGAGTTGATCCCATCCCAGGTTACCGCatcctcgtcttcttcggccCCGGTGTCTCAAATGTTTCTCAACGATACCCTATATCGGGATTTGCGAGACATCAACTTTTCCTCGGTGGGGTCTCGTTTGAACGCCTGCGCCACCTCTTTGCAGTCCGACTATGGCGAGAGACACAAGGCCAAGACGGTGAGTGAGATCAAGTCGTTTGTGGGGCGTCTTTCCGGACTCACAGATCTCCACACCAACCTCAAGCTCCACACCCATCTGTCAGAGCTCATTATGAAACGGCTTCAGAAACCAGAGTTCAACCGGGTGTTGGAGATCCAGCAGAACCTGGTCGCCGACTCAATGGACTTGACCAAGTTGCACAACATGTTGCAGGACTTGATTGGAGGCAACGCCGAGCTCGACACGGTGCTCCGACTGCTCTCGATCGAGTCTCTGGTGAACGGCGGTATCAAGGAAAAGACCCTGACgtccatcaagaaggaaatCTGCCAGACGTATGGATACCAACATTTTCTCACAttccagaatctccagaaAATGGGACTGGTGGTCCCCAAACAAAACACCTCTTACTTTGGCTACAATGCCAAATCCCAGGACTTTGCGctctccaccttctcgGCAAACTTCTCCGCGCTCTCCAAATCTCTGGGCGTCATCTCGGACCAACAACAGGAGGTGGATGAGACCGATATCGCCTCCAGCTACTCGGGATACGCGCCCATTTCTGTTCGCACCGTCCAGTGCGTTGTAGACAAGAAAAGCGTAATTTCCAGAgcaacaaaacaacaactGGAGACGTACGAAAAGACGGGGGGCTGGGCAGGCGCGACGGAACTATTGCCAGGACTGCCGCTCATCGATTACAGCTACACCGATACCGCCAAGGACGGGAAAGAGgaaaacgaaaagaagGTGAAAAACTTTCTGTCCCGTGACtttgtcaagaagaagacgtttgtgttttttattGGCGGGGTCACGTGGGCCGAGATTAGCGCTCTGAGACTGTTGGGCAAGAGTGTCAAGACGGaattggtggtggtggccaCGGGCGTGATCAATGGTAATGACTTGGTCAAGCCGGCTTATTAA